The Paenibacillus pabuli DNA segment CATCTTTAATGTTCTTCTGAACTTCGTCAATGTTGCCGCTAGTAGCTATAACTTTGGACATTACTTCTTGTGCAATCGATGTCACAAGTACTTGTACATGATCAGGAGCATCTTGTCCAACTTGTGCGACCAATCTATCAATCAGAGGCTTGATCTGAGATAATGTCGTTGCAGCGTTTGAAAGCTCACGACCACAAGAGTTCAATTCGGAGTCAATCTTGTCCGATACACGGTCAATTTTGGATTGAGTGATCTGGTCGATTTCTCTGATGACTTTGTCGATATCATTTGACATCTCACGTACTGCGCCTTTTCCTACTAACATTAGCAAACTCCCCCAGTATGTTTACAAATTCTTCAATCCTCTTGATTATAAGGTAAGCCTGAATACTGATCAATAAATTAAGTTGTTATTTCGACTCATTTTTACAAAAAAAACAAAAAATGCACCCTTGAATGACACCGAATCTCTGAAGATTCTCCGATGTATTCAAGAAATGCATTTTGGGCATCCGCTGAACAATCAACTTACGGTTGTATCATATGAAGTTTACTGATCTTCTCCGCCATCTACACGCTGTTTTTTTCCAACACCGAATATGAAATATCCGATCACCACGATGGCCATAAAGGTCGCACCTACAATCAGGGGCAAGCGTGTATCCGGGTTAAACGCCATCCCGATGATAACGAGGATCAGATACACAATAATAATGTAGTTGCTGATGGGGAACCATTTGGACTTGAAGTTGTGTTCACCCATCTCTTTACCCCAGCGCTTTCTGAACCGGAACTGGCTGAAGGCCAGTGCGAACCATGGCACCATCCCCGGAAGAACACTTGCACTGTAGATATACAGGAACAGTTTGGAATTCGGCATCAGGTAGTTCAATATTACACCGATCAGCAACAGGGAGATCGTAATAACGATGCTGTTGCGTGGAACCCCGCCTTTGGACAGCTTTTTGAAAAAGGCAGGTGCCTGTCCATTCTCCGCAAGCGTGTATAACATACGTCCCGCACTGTAAATTCCACTGTTACATCCTGACATTGCCGCCGTGAGCACCACGAAGTTGATAATGCCCGCAGCAGCCACGATACCGACCTTGGCAAATGTGAGTACAAACGGGCTTCCCGTCTGTCCCACTTCATTCCAGGGGTACAGTGTCACGATGACAAAGATGGCCCCTACATAAAAGATAAGAATACGCCATACAATATTTTTGATGGCTTTACGCAGTGTTTGCTTCGGATTCTCCGCTTCCCCGGCCGTAATGCCGACCATTTCCACGCCCTGATAGGCTGCCGTCACAATACATAGAGCAAATAAGAATCCTTTGAGCCCTCCAGGGAAAAAGCCCCCATGACTCACGAGGTTCGATAATCCGATCGGCTCCCCGCCGTTACCCAGACCGAAGAAGATTAAGCCGGTTCCGATGACGATCATGAACACAATGGCTGTTACCTTAATCATGGCAAACCAGAATTCAAACTCACCGTAATATTTAACCGCAGCCAGATTCGCCGCCGCAATAATGAGCACGCCAGCCAGTGCCGGCAGCCATTGCGGAATATCCGGAAACCAGTATCCGACATAAATGCCGATCGCCGTAACTTCCGCCATCCCCACCGTTACCCAGAGGAACCAGTAACTCCAGGCAGTCAGGAACCCCGCAAGCGGACTGATATATTTATGAGCAAATGTGGCAAAGGATCCGGTGACAGGCTCCTGAATCAACATCTCTCCCATAATACGCATGACAAAAAAGATAATGATCCCGGCCAGCAGATAGGCCAGCAGCACCGAAGGACCTGCCCATTTGATCGTACTCGCCGATCCCATGAACAATCCAACGCCGATTGTACCCCCGAGTGCAATCAGCTCTACGTGACGGGGCTTTAGCCCTCTAGATAGTTGCTTCGATTCCAAACGATTCTCCCCTTTTCTTGTTTGCAGCTTCGTGTTGTCAGATTTACATTTCCATTTTCGTGTTCACATTAACGCAATGCAGAATTGCTTCACCAAATTGTACGAGATGTGCCGCAGAAATACAACAAGGAATGTAAGGAAGCGTTTTTATTAAGAATGTTTATCATTTTTGTATTTTAAATATAGCCGCATCGAACATGGACCTAACAAACAGGATACTGGAACAATCTTGCTACCTATCCGTATCTTCTATAAACGCTTATAGGGGAGGCACCATATGCCTGACTTGTCGCTGGTCTTATTTTTGTTCAACCTGTCTCTATTTCTTCTGCACGAAATGGATGCGATCAGGCGGTCCGAGTGGAGATTGTTTATCGTGTTGAAAGAGATGGAAGACGAGAAAGCTTATAGGTATTTTACATGGGTGCACCTGCCCCTATACACCGTCATCCTCTCCCTGCTCTTCAG contains these protein-coding regions:
- a CDS encoding amino acid permease; its protein translation is MESKQLSRGLKPRHVELIALGGTIGVGLFMGSASTIKWAGPSVLLAYLLAGIIIFFVMRIMGEMLIQEPVTGSFATFAHKYISPLAGFLTAWSYWFLWVTVGMAEVTAIGIYVGYWFPDIPQWLPALAGVLIIAAANLAAVKYYGEFEFWFAMIKVTAIVFMIVIGTGLIFFGLGNGGEPIGLSNLVSHGGFFPGGLKGFLFALCIVTAAYQGVEMVGITAGEAENPKQTLRKAIKNIVWRILIFYVGAIFVIVTLYPWNEVGQTGSPFVLTFAKVGIVAAAGIINFVVLTAAMSGCNSGIYSAGRMLYTLAENGQAPAFFKKLSKGGVPRNSIVITISLLLIGVILNYLMPNSKLFLYIYSASVLPGMVPWFALAFSQFRFRKRWGKEMGEHNFKSKWFPISNYIIIVYLILVIIGMAFNPDTRLPLIVGATFMAIVVIGYFIFGVGKKQRVDGGEDQ
- a CDS encoding DUF6713 family protein → MPDLSLVLFLFNLSLFLLHEMDAIRRSEWRLFIVLKEMEDEKAYRYFTWVHLPLYTVILSLLFSSYQTITFWVLDIFFIIHTILHFLFEKHPRNQFKNSFSRSFIYPMGIFALIHLIFLIN